CATCAGTCAAATGGTAACGTTACCTATAGGTACACATACAATTCAGCTAGAAGTAACAGATGATAGTTCGCAAACGGATACGGATACAATTATCGTCACTGTTGAGGAGCTATAGAATCTCATCTTATCGTCTCAGTGCTCGCCTTATCCCGATACAAAACGAGCCTGGCAAGTCAACAACGCTTTACCTTGGGCTTTGAAGCTAGATATCCTCACCTTCCTCACCTTCCTCACCGAGGCCAATTATGCCCCTTATGATTTTCCCAACGGCTCAGTAGCCACTTGCATCTAATAAGACGAGAGCTGATTGACATGAATCGATTTAAGCTAACCATTACACTATACATTGCTATCTATTGTATTTTTACATCTACAGTTTCCATCGCCCAGCTAGAACCACACCATTACATAGGCGATATATCCTATAGCCCCGATGGAACGAGAATAGCATTAACCGATACTTTAGATCGTTGTGGCTACGGTGAAGAAAATTATCTCACGATGATAGTTGATTCACATACATTATCAACCATTTCAACATTTGTTGGACACTCGTGTCTTCTTACAGATGTTGCTTGGAGTTCTAACGAGCAATATCTTGTAAGTGGTGGGTATGAAGGCATCTCGATTGTTTGGAATACAGTAACTGAGCAACAAGTAAGCATTGCTAACGATCGTATGGGACCTGGTACTCATTCCCTAAGTTGGAATCCTACTGACACGTTATATGTTGCATGGGCCGCAGGTGGCAATGGTTATATTTTCAATCCAGAAACGGGTATGGAAGTTGATCGGTTACCTGTAGAAGTTGTTAAAGACTATATAGAATCTATAGACTGGGGCATAAATAATGTCATTGCCTATGGTAATAGACAGGGGTTGCTGCGTTTATGGGATTATGACACACGCCAAGAGTTAGCGTTTCCCGGTGCTCACAATGCACCAATTAGAGTAGTTAAGTGGAGTCCTCAGGCAACGTTATTTGCCAGTGCTGATGAAAATGGGATTGTCAAAATTTGGGATTCCAGCGCCAACATCATTAACACATTACAATTTGGCACACGTGTATCACATCTTGTTTGGAGCCCTGATGGGAATCAAATCATAATAGTTAAAGAGCGTGAAGGTGCCGAGATCTGGGACATTACCACAGGCCAGAAACTTGTGAATGTTATTACGGATCAGATTATCACAGCTATAGATTGGAGTCCTGATGGAAATCAAATTGCATATGCTGTTTTTCCGGTCCTGGAGAATTTAATCGAGGTTGTTGAAGTCAGCACACTTTTTCCAACACATCCAATAGCGGATGCAGGTGCGGATATTACCATTTTGGCCAACCCTAGTGGCACAGCCAATGTTCTGTTAGATGCCTCTGGCAGTACGGACTCGGATGGTACGATTGTTAGCTACGAGTGGTCTGAAAGCAGCAAACTTCTTGGTACAGGCATCAGTCAAACGGTAACGTTACCTGTAGGTATACATACAATTCATCTAGAAGTAACGGATGATAGTTCGCAAACGGATACGGATATAATTATCGTCACTGTTGAAGAAGAGAGAGCTTCATCCCCCATTGATCAACCCTAGAGCCACTCTCCAACAGGCAGTTTCTCCCCTGCGAGGATAGCAACTGACAATCGGTTTTCCGCAGGTGTGATTGGGCAATTCCAATTATCGTTCTAGAAGAGGTCACTTCAAGTCAGTAATCTTAGCGCATGAAGGCATCAATTTAGACATCTTTAGCATCAAAAGCTAGAGATATTCATATCGGCACGATGGAAAAATTTTTTATAGTTACATTTTCCATCGTGTCAGTCACTAAATTTACAGAATAAGATAATAATCTATTCAACTTCATCAAAATCCGAAGAAGGCCGTACAAGTTCCCTAAATTGTAAGGTCATGCTCTTAGGTTTATAGTTATCTGCTAATTCTTTTATGTGAACTTTTATCGGGCGCTGACTTGCTACACCACTAAATATACAGGTTCCAGTTGGCAAAGTAGGAATAGATTCTTCTGTCATTCTGTCGATATATGAAACGGCATTAGAGATCATAGCTAAATCATGACGATTAATAAGGCGGTGAATGAAGTAGTTATGAGCCTGAGAGGTGATTGTAGGAGATATATCACTAGGGCGTTGACTGGAAATAGTAACAAAAACACCAAATTTTCGCCCTTCTTTTATAATCTCTTCAAAGGTTTCAAGGCGATAATCTTTCCAGGTTTCAGACTCTCTAAATGATTCTGTAGAAAGAATATTATGAGCTTCATCAATTATAATATTTAATGACTTTTGTCCGTCACATTTCAATTTATGATCCGAATAAATTTTCTTACAAAGTAGAAGTGGTAATGTCTTTTTCATTACCAAATTCACGTGGTTAAGATTAACCACAATGAAATTGCTCTCGCCCCAAATACTTTCATTAGGTGTAGTATTAAATAACTTTAGAATATCAGCCTTTCTACTTTGTAACCTGTGTATTACAGGAACTATATGGTCCGCATAAACCCGATCAGCAAGTACATCATCGATTAGTTTCACGTATAAAAATTTGACAAAATTATCTAAAGAATCATCCCCAAATACATGCTTATCAATTCGCTTATATATTTCAGTCTTCATGACATTAGAGTCATCACTAAAGTATTTTTTATCTTCGGAAACAGTATGCCCTATAAGATAATAGTAACCATTTTTATAATGCCACTTAATATCTTTATCGATATCAATTATTTCACCGTCATCATCATAATCTGGCGGTAGGATTTGCCTCATAGAATCAATGAGTTGTCTAGCAGAACTATATTCTGACATAGTCAATATCTGTTTAACTTGATTTCTAAGAATGCCTTTAAAATAATTCTCTATATCTAGTGTTGCATGATGTGCATCCCTGTAACGTGTAAGAGCCCGACGTAAAAAGGGCTTTTGAGTTTTCTCTGTTGCATCTGAAAGAATTGAGAGCATTTCCAACTCAAGCAAACCATTCTCAGGGAAAGGGAATTTATCACCACCACTGTTAAGGGTAGATAATTTATAGACTTTCTTATCTTTGGTTATGCAATTTTT
The Phototrophicus methaneseepsis DNA segment above includes these coding regions:
- a CDS encoding eIF2A-related protein, whose translation is MNRFKLTITLYIAIYCIFTSTVSIAQLEPHHYIGDISYSPDGTRIALTDTLDRCGYGEENYLTMIVDSHTLSTISTFVGHSCLLTDVAWSSNEQYLVSGGYEGISIVWNTVTEQQVSIANDRMGPGTHSLSWNPTDTLYVAWAAGGNGYIFNPETGMEVDRLPVEVVKDYIESIDWGINNVIAYGNRQGLLRLWDYDTRQELAFPGAHNAPIRVVKWSPQATLFASADENGIVKIWDSSANIINTLQFGTRVSHLVWSPDGNQIIIVKEREGAEIWDITTGQKLVNVITDQIITAIDWSPDGNQIAYAVFPVLENLIEVVEVSTLFPTHPIADAGADITILANPSGTANVLLDASGSTDSDGTIVSYEWSESSKLLGTGISQTVTLPVGIHTIHLEVTDDSSQTDTDIIIVTVEEERASSPIDQP
- a CDS encoding ATP-binding protein, which translates into the protein MTIDKLTRDAILRVGEVFEVIGRRIVVKVDKNKNLSDIFLDGEILRNVAVDSYIEIRKGFLIIVGKVEGEKIEEPIGRESNSYDEVDKNRRYLTVSLIGYIGQDRKFVAGTKELPLIGNEAYIITKDKIDIIHNLVREGDLKINIAKTDDDFDIDFPVDTLFNGHIAIFGNTGSGKSNTLATLYQSLVACLQDANKKEYEENTRFIVFDFNGEYIDKNCITKDKKVYKLSTLNSGGDKFPFPENGLLELEMLSILSDATEKTQKPFLRRALTRYRDAHHATLDIENYFKGILRNQVKQILTMSEYSSARQLIDSMRQILPPDYDDDGEIIDIDKDIKWHYKNGYYYLIGHTVSEDKKYFSDDSNVMKTEIYKRIDKHVFGDDSLDNFVKFLYVKLIDDVLADRVYADHIVPVIHRLQSRKADILKLFNTTPNESIWGESNFIVVNLNHVNLVMKKTLPLLLCKKIYSDHKLKCDGQKSLNIIIDEAHNILSTESFRESETWKDYRLETFEEIIKEGRKFGVFVTISSQRPSDISPTITSQAHNYFIHRLINRHDLAMISNAVSYIDRMTEESIPTLPTGTCIFSGVASQRPIKVHIKELADNYKPKSMTLQFRELVRPSSDFDEVE